The following nucleotide sequence is from Podospora bellae-mahoneyi strain CBS 112042 chromosome 1 map unlocalized CBS112042p_1, whole genome shotgun sequence.
CGGGGGAAAAGTTCTTGATTGACGGGTGGTGCTCGAGCCTCGTGGTAAATCATGGTTGTCTCAGACAGGTTTCAGGGTGACTTTTTCTGTGGGAATAGCTCCATGCGCAGAAACGGggattgggttggggtttgacAGCGCGGGGTAGACATGCTGTAGTGGTTAGGTTTAATATCTTTTGAGGCTCGTCTTTTACCATCGAAACCTGGGgtttttgatgttgttgttgtgtatTTTGAAGGGTTCACTTCGTCCTCTCTTTTTGATATTGTCAGTTCGTCCATCCAGGTGATGGTAGGTGGTCTAGTTCTTCATTTCTGAATAgcattttgtttttggtttgATCAACGGCCTTTCTTTGATACCCCTTTTCTGTCAAAATGCGTTATCTCTCCTTTTCAGTTTTTGCCCTaggtatcaccaccacctccgccaccatCCTCGTCTCGGACGGACACGGCGGCGTCATCCACAACCCTCGGTACACCCACCAAAGAATCGACAGCCGCAATGTCAAGAtcgacaacctcgccctccacgCCGCGGTCCGAAGGTTCAACGTTGAGCAACTCCAGAACCTGACGAGCACCCTCCCCGTGTTGATACCCCGACAGGCGGCAAACCTCCAGGTTTTTACCTCCGCCCTGGGGGGGGCTACGGCGCCTGCTATTACCAACTCGGGTGATCCTGACAGACCGTTTGCTGTCGACGGGGATACCTTTCCCGATTTTGCGACGGCGAGCAACAGGGCTTGTGACAACCAGAAGAATGCCTGTGCCAAGATTGCGAATGAGGGGGGCCAGAGGGACGGGGAGTTGACGGTGGGGGAGTGTGACAGGCAGATGGGTGAGTTTTGCTTACTTCACACTTACACTGGAGAGGGATAGCATACCTAGATAGGGCTGACATATGAATAGAACAATGCAAGAGTGCGGCGCTTTCGGCAGCCAACAGATCTTTTGATGGCGCCGCGggtgagcagcagcagcagcagccaccgcCGCAGCAAGGGGGCGGtcgtggtgatgatggaggacaGAGGCAGGATCCGAATCGGGGGCAGGATCAGGGGCAGGATCAGGGGCAGGATCAAGGGCAGGATCAGGGACAGGATCAAGGGCAGGATCAGGGACAGGAGGAACAGGCGCCGCCCGAGTCGGTGCTGGTTAGTTCGGATGAGAATTTTGATTTCTTCTGTGATGTTTAGGCCTGGGAGTTCGGGAGGCGTGGGAGACTgatgttttttcttttgtgggTATTTACAGCAAGGGAACCGGGCAGGCAATGGTTGGTGTAAGTGACGAGGAGGCCGGGATTGGGCAACCTGGAGCACTGCTGTTTCAGACAACTCGCCATTGGGCACGGAATCAGGCGTGGGAGGCGGTTTTCCGCCTTTTTGTACATCAATGGTATTACTGGTTGTAGGGTGTTTATGAAGATGCCACGAAGGCCTGGGTTTTGCTCATCTGAATTCCATTCCATGAGGCGAGATGGCTATCCCTACCGTTGCTGCACGAGTTCGCTGTCCGATATGCATCACCGTATGCATCACCGTATGCATCACCGTATGCATCACCGTCAAAACATACAGAAGTGGCGGGACTGCCAAACGTACGGCCGGGTCCCATCAAACAACCCATTGTTTCGGGAAGTTTGGCTGCTTCGGCCGGCCTGGCTGCCGATAACCAACCCCCCGCGATCTTCGGAACGGACCGAGACATTGCTGATTGTACGGAGTACGGGGAGCATAATCATTTCATCTGCCGGCATTTTGAATGGTGAGTTGAAGATGTGATGCAATGGGCTTCCGTGGGAGTTCCAATGTGGATCCCGCCGGCCTGCTTAGTGCCAAGGGAAACCATGCGCGCGGGGCCTATGCACAATGTCGTGGCCAGTCAGTCGGTTGTCGTGTTGATGGCACGCTTTCCGTGCTGTTTTGGCTGTTTTCTGAACCTTTAACTTTCCGGGGCGAGCCAGGTAAAGTTCTAGAGCGCTGGTAAGCTGGAAGTTGACGAGGTAAAAAACCAGCCGCCGTTGCAAAACCTGGAGAAGGTTCTCCAAGTTGTCGCTTTTTGCCTATGATTTCTTTAGCATCAAGAACCCTTACGATCAGCCCCTGTTTGCTTCTTCAGGTGTCATCCAGCCAACAGCACCGAAATTACGGATTGGCCTGCTTCGTCCAGCAGT
It contains:
- a CDS encoding uncharacterized protein (EggNog:ENOG503P7XB), producing MRYLSFSVFALGITTTSATILVSDGHGGVIHNPRYTHQRIDSRNVKIDNLALHAAVRRFNVEQLQNLTSTLPVLIPRQAANLQVFTSALGGATAPAITNSGDPDRPFAVDGDTFPDFATASNRACDNQKNACAKIANEGGQRDGELTVGECDRQMEQCKSAALSAANRSFDGAAGEQQQQQPPPQQGGGRGDDGGQRQDPNRGQDQGQDQGQDQGQDQGQDQGQDQGQEEQAPPESVLVSSDENFDFFCDV